In Spodoptera frugiperda isolate SF20-4 chromosome 4, AGI-APGP_CSIRO_Sfru_2.0, whole genome shotgun sequence, a single window of DNA contains:
- the LOC118281278 gene encoding uncharacterized protein LOC118281278, with the protein MLSIMETEEEESGGDVEILHKEGDVDKSLEPAIIRRINQMIKENEKRLPEKRKERESEISDDDDFITVDRRRPKRLSRSLSVEIQNDKRVDEEKDSGINNTIRHEVCVTSLESIPKQMALAKLLRSENIKNVTRIKYKSFNKVLIQFNEKNDAIKLLDCQKFKDMGCRCQLIDELSLSYGVVKGVDLDLTETELLDIFECSTKVISVKRLRRVDSEGKWVNSESVRICFNNNNLPDFVYAYDCRFKVEPYVFPVTQCSGCWQFGHIMKYCPTKKKICPKCGGKHDNCDPIKISCLNCKGNHFVLDKSCPFFLKEKNIRKIMSIKQVTYRKALQLFMQQQHDTIGFHNNSKTSIETNLTNESETFSSVLKKSLNKQSANLNSPVIRDESVRQKEASQQQEEPSQFISFSNINNNKERKTTKKKQNKHDTAIVEDPVYFSSQNEEPSYQRDEQLTYKFEFKKFLIKLNKAFVSEGTFEDKILLLFKIICEELKKIVVSCFMKGNFLDTFFSFLNG; encoded by the coding sequence atgttatcaaTTATGGAGACCGAAGAAGAAGAAAGTGGTGGTGATGTGGAAATATTACATAAAGAAGGAGATGTTGATAAATCTTTAGAGCCAGCAATAATACGACGAATAAATCAAATGATCAAAGAAAATGAGAAGAGATTACCTGAGAAGagaaaagagagagagagtgaaATTAGCGATGATGATGACTTTATTACTGTTGATAGAAGGAGACCTAAACGATTAAGTAGAAGCTTATCAGTGGAGATACAAAATGATAAAAGGGTAGATGAAGAAAAAGATAGCGGAATAAATAATACCATACGACATGAAGTATGTGTAACTTCGTTAGAAAGTATACCTAAACAGATGGCATTAGCTAAATTGCTTAGATcggaaaacattaaaaatgtaacacgaataaaatacaaaagcttCAATAAAGTTCTCATAcaattcaatgaaaaaaatgATGCAATCAAATTACTAGACTGCCAGAAATTTAAAGATATGGGATGTAGATGTCAGCTAATAGATGAGTTATCCCTATCCTATGGTGTTGTCAAAGGGGTGGATTTGGACTTAACTGAAACTGAATTATTGGATATATTTGAATGTAGTACCAAGGTGATATCGGTGAAGAGATTAAGACGGGTAGACTCGGAAGGTAAATGGGTTAACAGCGAATCTGTGAGAATTTGTTTTAACAACAATAATCTACCGGATTTTGTATATGCATATGATTGCCGATTTAAGGTGGAACCGTACGTTTTTCCTGTGACACAGTGTTCCGGTTGTTGGCAATTTGGACACATAATGAAGTATTGcccaacaaagaaaaaaatatgtccaAAATGTGGGGGTAAACATGATAATTGCGACCCAATTAAAATATCTTGCCTTAATTGCAAGGGGAATCACTTCGTTTTAGATAAATCATGTCcttttttcttaaaagaaaaaaatataaggaaaattatGAGTATCAAACAAGTGACATATAGAAAAGCCCTCCAGCTGTTTATGCAACAACAACATGATACTATTGGATTTCATAATAACTCGAAAACTTCAATTGAAACGAATTTAACAAACGAGTCGGAAACTTTCAGTAGTGTGctgaagaaatcattaaataaacaaagcgCAAACCTCAATTCTCCGGTTATACGAGATGAGAGTGTTAGACAAAAAGAAGCGAGTCAACAGCAAGAAGAGCCGTCTCAGTTTATATCTTTTAGcaacattaacaataataaGGAAAGAAAAACTACGAAGAAAAAACAGAATAAGCATGACACAGCGATAGTAGAAGATCCAGTTTATTTTAGTTCCCAGAATGAAGAACCAAGTTACCAGAGAGATGAACAGTTAACTTACAAATTTGAATTTaagaaatttttaattaaactaaataaagcaTTTGTGTCAGAAGGAACTtttgaagataaaatattattattgtttaaaatcatATGTGAAGAACTAAAGAAAATTGTAGTAAGTTGTTTTATGAAAGGAAATTTTCTAGatacatttttcagttttttaaatGGATAA